A DNA window from Schistocerca gregaria isolate iqSchGreg1 chromosome 2, iqSchGreg1.2, whole genome shotgun sequence contains the following coding sequences:
- the LOC126337078 gene encoding uncharacterized protein LOC126337078 isoform X1, whose protein sequence is MHTVSHNVKMRRTLSGSCAIGVFVIALVCVAVAFCAPSWLVSDYRITGAKLNQLGLWSHCFRSLPQPDDEFMRRFFVGCRWIYDPFTTGYDEIQGFLVPGFMIATQFFFTLCFLCILAAFFLVLLYFLCWGPEQTRYILLIIAIGALLMAAGINGGIAVIVFASLGNRNDWMPGQENNFLGWAFGLAVVGVVAAFVSGTLFLVEANIQRKKRKHIQESQSRFEMEHESKA, encoded by the exons AT GCATACCGTGTCTCACAACGTCAAGATGAGGCGTACGCTATCAGGCTCGTGTGCAATTGGTGTTTTTGTGATTGCGCTTGTCTGTGTTGCTGTGGCATTTTGTGCACCAAGTTGGCTTGTTAGCGATTATAGAATAACAGGTGCGAAGTTGAACCAATTGGGGCTGTGGTCTCACTGTTTTCGGTCCTTACCGCAACCAGATGATGAGTTCATGAGAAGATTTTTTGTTGGATGCAGATGGATATACGACCCATTCACAACTGGTTATGATGAGATACAAGGATTCCTCGTACCAG GTTTCATGATCGCAACACAGTTTTTCTTTACACTCTGTTTCCTATGTATTTTGGCTGCTTTCTTTTTGGTGTTACTTTATTTCCTGTGTTGGGGACCAGAGCAGACacgttatattttattaataattgcCATAGGAGCACTGTTAATGGCAGCAG GTATAAATGGTGGAATAGCTGTAATTGTGTTTGCTTCCCTTGGTAATCGTAATGATTGGATGCCTGGTCAGGAAAATAATTTCCTTGGTTGGGCATTTGGACTGGCAGTTGTAGGTGTTGTAGCAGCTTTTGTCTCAGGAACCTTATTTCTGGTAGAGGCAAACATTCAACGCAAGAAGAGAAAACACATACAGGAATCTCAATCAAGATTTGAAATGGAGCACGAATCTAAGGCTTAA
- the LOC126337078 gene encoding uncharacterized protein LOC126337078 isoform X3, which produces MRRTLSGSCAIGVFVIALVCVAVAFCAPSWLVSDYRITGAKLNQLGLWSHCFRSLPQPDDEFMRRFFVGCRWIYDPFTTGYDEIQGFLVPGFMIATQFFFTLCFLCILAAFFLVLLYFLCWGPEQTRYILLIIAIGALLMAAGINGGIAVIVFASLGNRNDWMPGQENNFLGWAFGLAVVGVVAAFVSGTLFLVEANIQRKKRKHIQESQSRFEMEHESKA; this is translated from the exons ATGAGGCGTACGCTATCAGGCTCGTGTGCAATTGGTGTTTTTGTGATTGCGCTTGTCTGTGTTGCTGTGGCATTTTGTGCACCAAGTTGGCTTGTTAGCGATTATAGAATAACAGGTGCGAAGTTGAACCAATTGGGGCTGTGGTCTCACTGTTTTCGGTCCTTACCGCAACCAGATGATGAGTTCATGAGAAGATTTTTTGTTGGATGCAGATGGATATACGACCCATTCACAACTGGTTATGATGAGATACAAGGATTCCTCGTACCAG GTTTCATGATCGCAACACAGTTTTTCTTTACACTCTGTTTCCTATGTATTTTGGCTGCTTTCTTTTTGGTGTTACTTTATTTCCTGTGTTGGGGACCAGAGCAGACacgttatattttattaataattgcCATAGGAGCACTGTTAATGGCAGCAG GTATAAATGGTGGAATAGCTGTAATTGTGTTTGCTTCCCTTGGTAATCGTAATGATTGGATGCCTGGTCAGGAAAATAATTTCCTTGGTTGGGCATTTGGACTGGCAGTTGTAGGTGTTGTAGCAGCTTTTGTCTCAGGAACCTTATTTCTGGTAGAGGCAAACATTCAACGCAAGAAGAGAAAACACATACAGGAATCTCAATCAAGATTTGAAATGGAGCACGAATCTAAGGCTTAA